One genomic window of Hyperolius riggenbachi isolate aHypRig1 chromosome 7, aHypRig1.pri, whole genome shotgun sequence includes the following:
- the LOC137524230 gene encoding sulfotransferase 1C2-like, producing the protein MWVVGIWMDPGIIEKIVGEMDDYSPDMGEIDGVPILQDTCNEWDEIYNFQAREDDILVASYPKSGTTWMQEIMDLVSLEGDVQKSMRAPCFVKVPFLELGKTSLQYAKVMPCPRMLKVHLPVQLVPPSFWDKKTKIIYVARNPKDCMVSYYHFQKMDNTMPDPGPWNEYFSSFLNGNVPWGNWFDHVIGWWKAKDQHKILYVFYEDMIEDPLREIKKVMTFMGKDLSEEVLQSIKHQTSFKIMKENPVVNYSNLSSVMDPAVSSFMRKGKVGDWKDHFLVSQNELFDAEYEKRMAGNGLRFRMKL; encoded by the exons atgtgggttgttggaatctg GATGGATCCAGGCATCATTGAGAAAATTGTGGGGGAAATGGACGACTACTCGCCCGATATGGGGGAGATCGATGGTGTCCCCATACTTCAAGACACTTGCAATGAGTGGGACGAGATCTACAACTTCCAAGCGCGGGAGGATGACATCTTGGTGGCCTCGTACCCCAAGTCAG GCACCACGTGGATGCAGGAGATTATGGACCTGGTCTCTCTGGAGGGGGATGTGCAGAAGAGCATGCGGGCTCCATGCTTCGTCAAGGTGCCCTTTCTGGAGCTGGGAAAAACAT CCTTACAGTACGCCAAAGTCATGCCATGCCCTCGTATGCTGAAAGTGCATCTGCCGGTccagctggtgccgccatctttcTGGGACAAGAAGACCAAG ATCATCTATGTGGCCAGGAACCCGAAGGACTGTATGGTGTCTTACTATCATTTCCAAAAGATGGATAACACCATGCCGGACCCTGGACCTTGGAATGAATACTTCTCCAGCTTCCTGAATGGAAATG TGCCCTGGGGGAACTGGTTTGACCACGTCATCGGATGGTGGAAAGCCAAAGACCAACATAAGATCTTGTATGTCTTCTACGAGGACATGATAGAG GACCCTCTTAGAGAGATTAAGAAAGTGATGACCTTTATGGGGAAGGATCTTTCTGAGGAGGTCCTACAGAGCATCAAACATCAAACATCATTCAAGATAATGAAGGAAAACCCTGTAGTGAACTATAGTAACCTATCTTCAGTGATGGACCCGGCCGTCTCATCTTTCATGAGGAAAG GGAAGGTCGGTGATTGGAAGGATCATTTCCTGGTTTCTCAGAATGAACTGTTCGATGCGGAATACGAGAAGAGGATGGCGGGCAACGGACTGCGATTCCGCATGAAGCTGTGA